The Raphanus sativus cultivar WK10039 chromosome 6, ASM80110v3, whole genome shotgun sequence sequence TATGAAACTTTCAGACAAAAGAGTATCTTCAATGTCAAAAGAGAGAACCATAATCAAACTATTAATGATCATTAGTCTTGTTTCTAGCGTTAATATTTGACATAATcttgattatttatttaatctccTGAGGATGTCATAGTTAGCTTAAtacaaaatgttaatttttacgTGTAGGGATCATTTGGTATGATGACACACCAACAAGCTTTAGCACAAGTCACTGCACAAGCAGTTCAAGGCAATAATAGTGCGCAGATTCAGTCAGAATCATCTACCCAACAACAGCAAACTTCAATGACCGAGGTTCCATCGTTACCAGCGCCTGCTCAGAGAGATGACTCTGAAGTATCCGTCTATGAGCATCGGCCGCAGCCTCAGCATGCTGATAAACCAGCTGACGATGGATACAACTGGCGGAAATACGGGCAGAAGCAAGTCAAAGGTAGCGATTTTCCTCGGAGTTATTACAAGTGTACGAATCCCGCGTGCCCTGTCAAGAAGAAAGTCGAGAGGTCGGTCGATGGACAAGTAACGGAGATCATTTACAAGGGTCAGCACAGTCACGAGCCTCCACAAAACAGTAAGCGCGGCAGGGACATTAACGGGAGTTGTAACAGTCTCAACAAGAGTAAGAGAGACCAGGAGACAAGTCAGGTGACAACGACAGAGCAGATATCTGAAGCAAGTGATAGCGAGGAAGTCGGTAATGTAGAGACTAGTTTGGGAGGAACACACGAGGAGGACGAGCCTGATCCCAAGAGAAGGTTACAAAAACTTAATGTGACAGTTTCTCTTACATTAGTCTCTtatatggttttgtttttttttctgacaagttcaaaaaaatcttttgaaTGTTGCAGAAACACAGAAGTTCGGGTTTCGGAACCAGTTTCTTCAACCAATAGGACCGTGACAGAGCCTAGAATTATAGTCCAAACGAGGAGTGAAGTTGATCTCTTAGATGATGGGTATAGATGGCGCAAGTATGGTCAGAAAGTAGTCAAAGGGAATCCTTATCCAAGGTGAGACagaaacccaaaccaaaccggttATCCTCGAGTTCTTACATTATTCTTTTTCTCCTTAAACGGTCTTTGGTTTATTTACAGGAGCTACTATAAGTGTACAACAGCGGGATGCGGAGTAAGGAAACATGTAGAAAGAGCAGCTAATGACCCGAAAGCCGTTGTAACAACATATGAAGGGAAACATAACCACGACGTTCCAGCTGGTAGAACCAGCAGCCATCAGTTAAGACCGAA is a genomic window containing:
- the LOC108813409 gene encoding probable WRKY transcription factor 3; amino-acid sequence: MAGKEEEEQQKQQKSSTGVASRPTISLPPRPFGEMFYSGGVGFSGFSPGPMTLVSNMFSDPNEFKSFSQLLAGAMASPAAAAAVGAGAHQTPVSSVGGGGDSLLDPRFKQNRPTGLMTTQPPAMFQVPPGLSPATLLDSPSFFGLFSPIQGSFGMMTHQQALAQVTAQAVQGNNSAQIQSESSTQQQQTSMTEVPSLPAPAQRDDSEVSVYEHRPQPQHADKPADDGYNWRKYGQKQVKGSDFPRSYYKCTNPACPVKKKVERSVDGQVTEIIYKGQHSHEPPQNSKRGRDINGSCNSLNKSKRDQETSQVTTTEQISEASDSEEVGNVETSLGGTHEEDEPDPKRRNTEVRVSEPVSSTNRTVTEPRIIVQTRSEVDLLDDGYRWRKYGQKVVKGNPYPRSYYKCTTAGCGVRKHVERAANDPKAVVTTYEGKHNHDVPAGRTSSHQLRPNNNPSTVNLNQQQTVARLRLKEEQIT